TTGAGCATGGGTTATCCGATAGACATCTTGTCTCATCACAAGCTCGCAAATTTGATTGAAAGAGGTAAGTTTGTGCTAACTGCACCACGCCTCAGTGATTACCACCGACTCCTGGAATATCCAGATGTGACGATGCGTATCTGTAAGGTAAAGAATCCGGCAGATGCGGTTCCTTTGCCCCATGAGGGGGAAGAACATGAATGTGTAGCTGAAGCAGAGAGATATGCTAAGCTACGTTCTGATTTGAGTGCTGTTCCCTTACAAAAGGTGGATTTGACCTTGTTTGTGGATGGATCATGCTACAGGCATGGTCAGGATCTTAAAGCAGGGTTCGCAGTGGTGCAAGAGAAGAACGGGAGCATGGAGGTGATGATCGCCCAAGAGTGCTCTCAACCTTGCTCGGCCCAACTTGCAGAACTGAAAGCGCTGACAGCTGCTTGTGAGTTAGCAGCAGGTAAGCGAGCCAATATATACACAGACTCAGCATTTGCCCATggtgtgtgtcatttgtttggagCAACCTGGAGAGGCAGAGGCTTCAAGAAGACTGATGGGTCACCTGTGACACATggtgagcaaataaaacagttGCTTTTAGCTatgatgaagccaacagctcTGGCTATCATCAAGTGTGTAGCTCATAAACATGATACTTCTCTGATTACTCAGGGGAATGCAGCTGCAGACCAGGCAGCTAAGACTGCAGCGAATGCTGAAGCTACGGCTATTTTAACAGTTTATGCTGCATATGATGAAGATCAAATAACCTCCAAagatttgtctttgttgcagAAAAGAGGTACCAGAGGCTGAGAGGCAGCTCTGGGTCGAGAGAGGAGCCGTTCAAGGTGATGACGGCTTATGGAGGAACCACGAGGGACTGTTAATAGCCCCGAGTGGACTGTTGTCATTGCTGATAAATGAAGCACACGGTTTGAGCCAtgagtccagaggtgaggttGTGAGACGAATCAAGAAGTGGAACTTTTGGGCTCCCAAGCTTTATCAGTATGTTGATGAGACCATAAGTCGGTGTGAAACGTGTcttaaatgtaacatcaggCGGGGTATGGTACCCCCAGCGGGACACCTACCAATTCCTGATGGCCCTTTTAAACATCTCACCCTAGATTTTGTAGACATGGTACGGCCAGTACAAGGTAAGCGTTACCTTTTGGTTGTGATTGATCGTTTCAGCCGTTGGGTTGAGGCAACCCCCGCGAAGCACAAAACCGCCGAGACAGTAGCGAAATTTCTGTGTCGGGAAGTTATCCCAAGATTTGGCATTCCCTTAAAAATCAGTTCAGACAACGGGAAAGAATTCGTAGATAAAactgtaaagtgtgttttgcaGAAACTCGGAGTAAAGCAGAGGTatggcagtgtttactgtccGACCTCACAGTCTGATGTTGAGAGATGCAATGGGATTCTAAAAAACAAATTGCTGAAAATCTGCATGTCCACAGGTTTAAACTGGATCGACGCTTTGCCTCTTGCTCTCATGGCGTGTAGAGCAAGTGCTCACAGGACATTAAAACTAACACCGCATGAAGCTTTGCTAGGTCGACCAATGCCGGTGCCAGCTTATCGAGCGGTGAAGGGTCCATCCCTGGACATTCTAACAAGCGACATGAGGGCGTATGTGAAGCAAATGACTAATATACACAGGAGTATTTCCTCCCGTGTTGTGTCTTTACAGGCAAAGGAGATTCTGGAGGAGCCAGAACCGAAAGTGAAACCAGGAGATCTGGTGTACGTCAAAGTGTTCAGGAGAAAGTGGGACCACGCCAGACGAGAAGGTCCCTACACGGTGGTCAAAGCAACTGCAAGAGCGGTTCAAGTTCAAGGATCCCCCACCTGGTACCACCTGaatcactgtgttaaagtacCTGAGGGGGAAATAGGGAAAGGAGCCAAAGAAGAACGAGATGAAGGAGGGAAAGACAAAAGGAGGGATCTTATTCCTCCTGTTTCTTGTAGTGACGTTGGACGGGATGCAGATGCCCCGCCATCCAGGGTTCTCCGGAGACGGAAAACCATtgagaaaggagaaaggaaagaggagagtTAAGAAAAATGTGTTCCAATGGCGTGAAGAAGGTGTTCCAGTGCAGGGGTGGCCAGGCCCCCTAGATTGGGTTTCAAACGACGTCAACTGGAAGTACGCCCCGGGGGAGATGTGGAGCGCTCAACTACAGAAAAGAGAGTGGGATGATAGTAGTGAGCGTACGGGTATTTTTGTGTATGTTAATTCGGACCAACACGGGACAGGCTACGACTGCGGGTTAGATTATGTTAGGAATGTAAATTCCAGTAATTTTGTTCTCTTTCCCAGGGGAGTAGGAAGGTGCGCCATTGGAG
The genomic region above belongs to Betta splendens chromosome 6, fBetSpl5.4, whole genome shotgun sequence and contains:
- the LOC121202322 gene encoding uncharacterized protein LOC121202322, with amino-acid sequence MVPPAGHLPIPDGPFKHLTLDFVDMVRPVQGKRYLLVVIDRFSRWVEATPAKHKTAETVAKFLCREVIPRFGIPLKISSDNGKEFVDKTVKCVLQKLGVKQRYGSVYCPTSQSDVERCNGILKNKLLKICMSTGLNWIDALPLALMACRASAHRTLKLTPHEALLGRPMPVPAYRAVKGPSLDILTSDMRAYVKQMTNIHRSISSRVVSLQAKEILEEPEPKVKPGDLVYVKVFRRKWDHARREGPYTVVKATARAVQVQGSPTWYHLNHCVKVPEGEIGKGAKEERDEGGKDKRRDLIPPVSCSDVGRDADAPPSRVLRRRKTIEKGERKEES